A DNA window from Streptomyces canus contains the following coding sequences:
- a CDS encoding NUDIX hydrolase: protein MTLHDDAALVLKGYEDQADLRQAYLDHLAAHPDGMWKACEEGHITASALVVDPERGRALLTLHKKLGMWLQMGGHCEPGDTSLEAAALREATEESGIPGLTLLPGGPVRLDRHPIPPPCHCHFDVQYSALAPSGAVETVSDESLDVRWFAYDEVAAVADDSVVRLLEATRSRL, encoded by the coding sequence GTGACCCTCCATGACGACGCCGCCCTGGTCCTCAAGGGATACGAGGACCAGGCGGATCTTCGCCAGGCCTACCTGGACCATCTGGCGGCACACCCGGACGGCATGTGGAAGGCCTGCGAGGAGGGCCACATCACGGCGAGTGCCCTGGTCGTCGACCCCGAGCGCGGCCGGGCTCTGCTGACCCTCCACAAGAAGCTGGGCATGTGGCTGCAGATGGGCGGCCACTGCGAACCGGGCGACACCTCCCTGGAGGCGGCGGCCCTGCGCGAGGCGACGGAGGAGTCCGGCATTCCTGGCCTGACACTGCTGCCGGGCGGCCCGGTGCGCCTGGACCGGCATCCGATTCCGCCGCCGTGCCACTGCCACTTCGACGTCCAGTACTCGGCGCTCGCTCCGTCCGGGGCCGTGGAGACGGTCAGCGACGAATCGCTCGACGTGCGGTGGTTCGCCTACGACGAGGTGGCGGCCGTGGCGGACGATTCGGTCGTACGACTGCTGGAAGCGACCCGCTCGAGGCTGTGA
- a CDS encoding molybdenum cofactor biosynthesis protein MoaE, whose protein sequence is MAPTYDHPGEQAAQDPIKLIAVRETALSLDEVFRAVGDDSAGGTALFVGTVRNHDGGADVDKLGYSCHPSAEAEMRRVAEKVVAEFPVRALAAVHRVGDLGVGDLAVVVAVSCPHRGEAFEACRKLIDDLKHEVPIWKHQTFSDGSEEWVGAC, encoded by the coding sequence ATGGCACCGACTTACGACCATCCCGGCGAGCAGGCCGCGCAGGACCCCATCAAGCTGATCGCCGTCCGTGAGACCGCGCTCTCCCTCGACGAGGTCTTCCGGGCCGTCGGGGACGACTCCGCCGGGGGGACCGCCCTGTTCGTCGGGACCGTCAGGAATCACGACGGGGGAGCCGACGTCGACAAGCTCGGGTATTCGTGTCACCCCAGTGCCGAGGCCGAGATGCGGCGGGTCGCCGAAAAGGTCGTCGCCGAGTTTCCGGTGCGGGCCCTCGCCGCCGTGCATCGGGTCGGGGATCTCGGGGTCGGGGATCTCGCCGTCGTCGTCGCCGTTTCCTGCCCTCACAGGGGAGAGGCCTTCGAGGCCTGCCGGAAGCTGATCGACGATCTCAAGCACGAAGTGCCGATCTGGAAGCACCAGACGTTTTCTGACGGTTCGGAGGAATGGGTCGGCGCCTGCTGA
- a CDS encoding zinc-dependent metalloprotease, whose amino-acid sequence MSDTPFGFGLPPEEPDDGDEGKKKDQESGGGQGPANPFGFGGLPGAGGFGGPGADNPLAAMFGSLNPTDLGAAFQQLGQMLSYEGGPVNWDMAKQIARQTVSQGTADGTKDASIGPAERTAVQEAVRLADLWLDDATSLPSGAGSAVAWSRAEWVEATLPAWKELVDPVAERVGNAMGDVLPEEMQAMAGPLIGMMRSMGGAMFGTQIGQAVGVLAGEVVGSTDIGLPLGPAGKAALLPANIEAFGKDLGVPKDEVRLYLALREAAHQRLFAHVPWLRSHLYGAVDGYARGIKVDTAKLEDVVGQFDPQNPEQLQDALQQGMFQPEDTPEQKAALARLETALALVEGWVDAVVHAAAKPRLSSADALRETLRRRRASGGPAEQTFATLIGLELRPRRLRDASRLWASLTDARGVDGRDGLWSHPDMLPTASDLDDPDGFVHREQLDFSELDKMLGEAADKPDLKKKDDSTEGGSAE is encoded by the coding sequence GTGAGTGACACCCCATTCGGATTCGGCCTTCCGCCGGAGGAGCCGGACGACGGCGACGAGGGCAAGAAGAAGGACCAGGAGAGCGGTGGTGGTCAGGGACCGGCCAACCCGTTCGGTTTCGGCGGTCTGCCCGGAGCCGGAGGCTTTGGCGGCCCCGGTGCGGACAATCCGCTCGCAGCCATGTTCGGTTCACTGAACCCCACCGACCTGGGCGCCGCCTTCCAGCAGCTGGGCCAGATGCTCTCGTACGAGGGCGGCCCCGTGAACTGGGACATGGCCAAGCAGATCGCCCGCCAGACGGTGTCCCAGGGCACCGCGGACGGCACCAAGGACGCGAGCATCGGCCCCGCCGAGCGCACCGCGGTCCAGGAGGCCGTGCGCCTTGCGGACCTGTGGCTCGACGACGCGACGTCGCTGCCGTCCGGGGCGGGCTCCGCCGTGGCATGGTCCCGCGCGGAGTGGGTCGAGGCGACCCTGCCCGCGTGGAAGGAGCTCGTCGACCCGGTCGCCGAGCGCGTGGGCAATGCCATGGGTGATGTCCTGCCGGAGGAGATGCAGGCCATGGCGGGCCCGCTGATCGGCATGATGCGCTCGATGGGCGGGGCCATGTTCGGCACCCAGATCGGGCAGGCCGTGGGTGTGCTCGCGGGCGAGGTCGTCGGCTCCACCGACATCGGCCTGCCGCTCGGCCCGGCCGGCAAGGCCGCGCTGCTGCCGGCGAACATCGAGGCCTTCGGCAAGGACCTCGGCGTGCCCAAGGACGAGGTGCGGCTGTATCTCGCCCTGCGCGAGGCCGCCCACCAGCGCCTCTTCGCGCACGTGCCGTGGCTGCGCTCGCACCTGTACGGCGCGGTCGACGGCTACGCGCGCGGGATCAAGGTCGACACCGCCAAGCTGGAGGACGTGGTCGGCCAGTTCGACCCGCAGAACCCCGAGCAGCTGCAGGACGCCCTTCAGCAGGGGATGTTCCAGCCGGAGGACACCCCGGAGCAGAAGGCGGCCCTGGCCCGTCTGGAGACCGCGCTGGCGCTCGTGGAGGGCTGGGTGGACGCGGTGGTCCACGCGGCCGCGAAGCCGCGTCTGTCGTCCGCCGACGCGCTGCGCGAGACCCTGCGCCGCCGCCGCGCCTCGGGCGGTCCGGCCGAGCAGACGTTCGCCACGCTGATCGGGCTCGAGCTGCGTCCGCGCCGCCTGCGGGACGCCTCCCGTCTGTGGGCCTCGCTCACCGACGCACGCGGTGTCGACGGCCGTGACGGCCTGTGGTCCCACCCGGACATGCTGCCGACCGCGTCCGACCTGGACGACCCGGACGGCTTCGTGCACCGTGAGCAGCTGGACTTCTCCGAGCTGGACAAGATGCTCGGCGAGGCCGCGGACAAGCCCGACCTCAAGAAGAAGGACGACTCCACCGAGGGCGGCAGCGCAGAGTGA
- a CDS encoding SDR family oxidoreductase: protein MSSPDPQVRAARNQSTNPAALRPVVAVTGAASGIGALLTERLAASEEIKQVIALDERRGECAAAQWHILDVRDPAIAEKLRGADVVVHLALDLDLETDPAARTAYNVRGTQTVLTAAAAAGVHRVVLCTSAMVYGALPDNELPLSEDAELRATAEATGVGDLLEIERLARRAPRAHPGLNVTVVRPAVLVGGGTDTALTRYFESPRLLVVAGSRPAWQFCHVEDLCSALEYAVLEKVDGELAVGCDGWLEQEEIEELSGIRRMELPSAVALGAAARLHRIGLTPSPAGDLAYTMYPWVVSGSRLHDAGWRPQWTNEEVLAELLEEVAGRHTVAGRRLGRKDATAAGAAGATVALLGAAAVVRRARKARRRI from the coding sequence GTGAGTTCCCCTGATCCGCAGGTTCGCGCAGCGCGAAACCAGTCAACCAACCCCGCCGCGCTCCGGCCAGTCGTCGCGGTCACCGGTGCCGCGTCCGGCATCGGAGCGCTGCTCACCGAGCGGCTGGCCGCCTCGGAGGAGATCAAGCAGGTCATCGCGCTGGACGAGCGGCGTGGTGAGTGCGCCGCGGCGCAGTGGCACATCCTGGATGTGCGGGATCCGGCCATCGCGGAGAAACTGCGCGGGGCCGACGTCGTGGTGCATCTGGCACTCGACCTCGATCTGGAGACGGACCCGGCCGCGCGTACGGCGTACAACGTCCGGGGGACACAGACCGTGCTGACCGCCGCGGCGGCCGCCGGTGTCCACCGGGTCGTGCTGTGCACCTCCGCCATGGTCTACGGGGCGCTTCCGGACAACGAACTGCCCCTCTCGGAGGACGCCGAGCTGCGGGCCACAGCGGAGGCGACCGGGGTCGGGGATCTGCTGGAGATCGAGCGGCTCGCGCGGCGGGCCCCTCGGGCACATCCCGGGCTCAATGTCACCGTCGTGCGGCCTGCCGTGCTGGTGGGCGGAGGGACCGACACCGCTCTGACCCGGTACTTCGAGTCCCCGCGGCTGCTGGTCGTGGCCGGGTCCCGGCCCGCCTGGCAGTTCTGCCATGTCGAGGATCTGTGCAGCGCTCTGGAGTACGCCGTCCTGGAGAAGGTCGACGGCGAGCTGGCCGTCGGATGCGACGGGTGGCTGGAGCAGGAGGAGATCGAGGAGCTCAGCGGGATCCGCCGGATGGAGCTGCCGTCGGCGGTCGCGCTGGGGGCAGCGGCCCGGCTGCACCGGATCGGGCTGACGCCGTCTCCCGCGGGGGATCTCGCGTACACGATGTACCCCTGGGTGGTGAGCGGGAGCCGGCTGCATGACGCCGGGTGGCGGCCGCAGTGGACCAACGAGGAGGTGCTCGCGGAGCTGCTGGAGGAGGTCGCCGGGCGGCACACGGTCGCCGGGCGGCGGCTGGGGCGGAAGGACGCGACGGCAGCGGGGGCCGCGGGGGCGACGGTGGCGCTGCTCGGTGCGGCGGCTGTGGTGCGGCGGGCCCGGAAGGCGCGGCGGCGGATCTGA
- a CDS encoding PPA1309 family protein, whose protein sequence is MSNTPMAASPLTRAVLEIDEYASGLGWDQPARLFALVDTAQLRAQEPALASQLGLEDAQESSGLTPIEQDEIPAGKPLDEFLGTIAWPDAVVGCALTVERLMLPPSAEASVPQGLSEDGLAKWVAEHPARQEVRMTVAVLRDGTRDSALRLREKDSPTEVLTGRDLVPGLAEALSATFAD, encoded by the coding sequence CACTCCCATGGCGGCGAGCCCGCTCACCCGGGCCGTACTCGAGATCGACGAGTACGCCTCCGGCCTCGGCTGGGACCAGCCCGCTCGCCTCTTCGCCCTCGTAGACACCGCACAGCTGCGCGCTCAGGAACCCGCTCTCGCGAGCCAGCTCGGTCTGGAGGACGCGCAGGAGTCCTCGGGTCTGACCCCCATCGAGCAGGACGAGATTCCCGCGGGCAAGCCGCTCGACGAGTTCCTCGGCACCATCGCGTGGCCCGACGCGGTCGTCGGCTGCGCGCTCACCGTGGAGCGCCTGATGCTGCCGCCGTCCGCCGAGGCGTCCGTCCCGCAGGGGCTGAGCGAGGACGGGTTGGCGAAGTGGGTCGCCGAGCACCCGGCGCGCCAGGAGGTCCGTATGACGGTCGCGGTCCTGCGCGACGGCACCCGCGACTCGGCCCTGCGCCTGCGCGAGAAGGACTCCCCGACGGAGGTCCTCACGGGCCGCGACCTGGTTCCCGGCCTGGCGGAGGCCCTGTCGGCGACGTTCGCGGACTGA
- a CDS encoding YlbL family protein, whose amino-acid sequence MPRRTATMLASTLMLIALLCAGVFIKVPYAEMSPGPTVNTLGDHGGEPVLQISGRKTYPTSGHLNMTTVRVTSADYKMNLVEAVYGWLAHDNKVVPHDTLYPDGKTEEQSTQENAEEFSQSQESAKVAALKELDVPVQAWVIVSTVVKDSPAEGRLHAGDVIKAVDGTTVKAPDDVAKLVTKHKPGEDVVFTIVPAKEQAAAEKAHRTASKTQKITITTRTSDDEGEKRAIVGIAAGTDHTFPFTVDIKLADVGGPSAGLMFALGIYDKLTPGSLTGGTFVAGTGTIDDDGKVGPIGGIEMKTVGARDKGAQYFLTPADNCAAAAKDTPGGLTLVKVNTIDDALGALKDIREGRTSDLPKCTTKS is encoded by the coding sequence ATGCCACGCCGCACCGCGACGATGCTCGCCTCCACCCTGATGCTGATCGCACTCCTGTGCGCGGGAGTCTTCATCAAAGTGCCCTATGCCGAGATGTCACCGGGCCCCACGGTGAACACCCTCGGGGACCACGGCGGCGAGCCGGTGCTGCAGATCTCCGGGCGCAAGACGTATCCGACGAGCGGTCACCTGAACATGACCACGGTCCGGGTCACCAGCGCCGACTACAAGATGAACCTCGTCGAGGCCGTGTACGGCTGGCTCGCGCACGACAACAAGGTCGTACCGCACGACACCCTCTATCCGGACGGCAAGACCGAGGAGCAGTCCACTCAGGAGAACGCCGAGGAGTTCAGCCAGTCCCAGGAGAGCGCCAAGGTCGCCGCCCTGAAGGAACTGGACGTCCCGGTGCAGGCCTGGGTGATCGTCTCCACCGTCGTGAAGGACTCCCCGGCAGAGGGCAGACTGCACGCAGGTGACGTGATCAAGGCCGTCGACGGTACGACGGTGAAGGCGCCGGACGACGTCGCCAAGCTGGTCACCAAGCACAAGCCCGGCGAGGACGTCGTGTTCACGATCGTGCCCGCGAAGGAGCAGGCCGCCGCGGAGAAGGCGCACCGGACGGCGTCGAAGACCCAGAAGATCACGATCACGACCAGGACGTCCGACGACGAGGGCGAGAAGCGCGCCATCGTCGGGATCGCCGCCGGGACCGACCACACCTTCCCGTTCACCGTCGACATCAAGCTCGCCGACGTCGGCGGCCCGAGCGCCGGTCTGATGTTCGCGCTCGGCATCTACGACAAGCTCACCCCGGGCAGCCTGACCGGCGGCACGTTCGTCGCCGGCACCGGGACGATCGACGACGACGGCAAGGTCGGCCCGATCGGCGGCATCGAGATGAAGACGGTCGGCGCGCGCGACAAGGGCGCCCAGTACTTCCTGACGCCCGCCGACAACTGCGCGGCCGCCGCCAAGGACACCCCCGGCGGGCTCACCCTGGTCAAGGTGAACACCATCGACGACGCCCTCGGCGCGCTCAAGGACATCCGCGAGGGCAGGACGTCCGACCTGCCGAAGTGCACGACCAAGAGCTGA